One Streptomyces sp. R28 DNA window includes the following coding sequences:
- the snpA gene encoding snapalysin has protein sequence MSFSLSARSAVAVGLGVAALGFGTIVPATAAPAPAQAGYVAKSADSDASRAFFQAVLKSVAEKRAANPKAAAVTVTYDASAAPTFSAQIARSTEIWNSSVSNVKLQEGSGADFTYREGDDSRGSYASTDGHGKGYIFLDYAQNKEYDSTRVTAHETGHVLGLPDHYEGPCSELMSGGGPGTSCTNAQPDADEKAKVEQLWANGFAAAMDKALEKAAR, from the coding sequence ATGTCCTTTTCCCTGTCCGCCCGTTCAGCGGTGGCAGTCGGTCTCGGTGTCGCGGCCCTCGGCTTCGGCACGATCGTTCCGGCGACGGCGGCCCCGGCCCCCGCACAGGCCGGTTACGTCGCCAAGTCGGCCGATTCCGACGCCAGTCGGGCCTTCTTCCAGGCTGTCCTGAAGTCGGTCGCCGAGAAGCGCGCCGCGAACCCGAAGGCCGCGGCCGTCACCGTCACCTACGACGCGTCCGCCGCGCCCACGTTCAGTGCCCAGATAGCCCGCAGCACCGAGATATGGAACAGCTCGGTGTCCAACGTGAAGCTCCAGGAGGGCTCCGGCGCCGACTTCACCTACCGCGAGGGAGACGACTCGCGCGGCTCCTACGCCTCGACCGACGGTCACGGCAAGGGCTACATCTTCCTCGACTACGCCCAGAACAAGGAGTACGACTCGACGCGCGTCACCGCGCACGAGACGGGCCACGTCCTCGGTCTGCCGGACCACTACGAGGGGCCGTGCAGCGAGCTGATGTCGGGCGGCGGCCCGGGCACGTCCTGCACGAACGCCCAGCCGGACGCCGACGAGAAGGCCAAGGTCGAGCAGCTGTGGGCCAACGGGTTCGCTGCCGCTATGGACAAGGCCCTGGAGAAGGCCGCCCGCTAG
- a CDS encoding PhoX family phosphatase: MRIQLPIIRTNSDSHPGGRSALTCRFRCGDACFHEVPNTTTNPYVGDVIAEAVSRRTTLRAAAVVTAAAAVGATATVSAPKADAAEAAAGDATAAERAGGTFSRGARGLRFDPVAPNTADTVTIPDGYAQNIVIRWGEPILRGAPAFDPENQTGEAQSQQFGYNNDFLALLPLPGERNRQILVANHEYTDEVLMFRGYDAANPTKQQVEVAWAAHGLSAVVVEGDRRSGKLTAVPRHPLNRRVTATSEFKVTGPAAGSDLLKTSADPTGTKVLGTLNNCSGGVTPWGTTLHGEENFNQYFANATRATDKRYGLGTGASERKWERFDKRFDVAQEPNEPHRFGYVVELDPYDPSSKPRKHTALGRFKHEGATVRLTEDGRPVVYTGDDERFDYFYKFVGSKRMKKGSSRAVREHNLSLLDEGTLYVAKLTGDSPAIEIDGSGKLPADGEFDGSGEWIPLATATADGAVSHVEGMSADEVFVFTRLAGDKVGATKMDRPEDIEPNPYSGRVYVALTNNKDRGAAGKAPADEPNPRNSNKHGQVLELTERWNRADSKKFAWKLFLVAGDPNDPATYFAGFPKEDVSPISCPDNVAFDSYGNLWISTDGNQLGSHDGLFGVATRGERRGELKQFLTMPKGAETCGPVIQDRRVLVSVQHPGEIDGATAEKPLSDWPEGPGKINRPAVVAVWREDGCHIGV; the protein is encoded by the coding sequence ATGCGTATTCAGTTGCCGATCATCCGGACCAACAGTGACTCGCATCCTGGTGGCCGATCCGCCCTGACTTGTCGGTTCCGGTGTGGTGACGCCTGTTTCCACGAGGTGCCCAACACCACCACGAACCCGTACGTCGGTGACGTGATCGCCGAGGCCGTGAGCCGCCGTACCACGCTGCGCGCCGCCGCCGTCGTCACCGCGGCCGCCGCCGTGGGCGCCACCGCCACCGTCTCCGCGCCGAAGGCGGACGCCGCCGAGGCCGCTGCCGGGGACGCCACCGCGGCCGAGCGGGCCGGCGGTACCTTCTCCCGGGGTGCCCGTGGTCTGCGGTTCGACCCCGTCGCGCCGAACACCGCCGATACCGTGACGATTCCGGACGGTTACGCGCAGAACATCGTCATCCGCTGGGGCGAGCCCATCCTGCGCGGTGCGCCCGCGTTCGACCCGGAGAACCAGACCGGCGAGGCGCAGTCCCAGCAGTTCGGCTACAACAACGACTTCCTCGCCCTGCTCCCGCTGCCCGGCGAGCGCAACCGGCAGATACTCGTCGCCAACCACGAGTACACCGACGAAGTGCTCATGTTCCGTGGCTACGACGCCGCCAACCCGACCAAGCAGCAGGTCGAGGTCGCCTGGGCCGCGCACGGCCTTTCCGCCGTCGTCGTCGAGGGGGATCGCAGGAGCGGGAAGCTCACCGCCGTGCCCCGGCATCCCCTCAACCGGCGCGTCACCGCCACCAGCGAGTTCAAGGTCACCGGTCCCGCCGCCGGCTCGGACCTGCTGAAGACCTCCGCCGACCCGACCGGCACCAAGGTCCTCGGCACGCTGAACAACTGCTCCGGCGGTGTCACCCCGTGGGGCACCACGCTGCACGGCGAGGAGAACTTCAACCAGTACTTCGCCAACGCCACCCGCGCGACGGACAAGCGCTACGGCCTCGGGACGGGTGCGTCCGAGCGCAAGTGGGAGCGTTTCGACAAGCGGTTCGACGTGGCGCAGGAGCCGAACGAGCCGCACCGGTTCGGGTACGTCGTCGAGCTCGACCCGTACGACCCGTCGTCCAAGCCGCGCAAGCACACCGCGCTCGGCCGCTTCAAGCACGAGGGCGCGACGGTGCGGCTGACCGAGGACGGGCGGCCGGTCGTCTACACCGGTGACGACGAGCGCTTCGACTACTTCTACAAGTTCGTCGGCAGCAAGCGGATGAAGAAGGGGTCGAGCCGGGCTGTGCGCGAGCACAATCTGTCGCTGCTCGACGAAGGCACGCTCTACGTCGCCAAGCTCACCGGTGACTCCCCCGCCATCGAGATCGACGGCAGCGGCAAGCTGCCGGCCGACGGCGAGTTCGACGGCAGCGGCGAGTGGATCCCGCTGGCCACCGCCACCGCCGACGGCGCCGTCTCGCACGTCGAGGGGATGAGCGCGGACGAGGTGTTCGTGTTCACGCGGCTCGCCGGGGACAAGGTCGGCGCCACCAAGATGGACCGGCCCGAGGACATCGAGCCGAACCCGTACTCCGGCCGGGTCTATGTCGCGCTGACCAACAACAAGGACCGCGGCGCCGCGGGCAAGGCCCCGGCCGACGAGCCCAACCCGCGCAACAGCAACAAGCACGGCCAGGTCCTGGAGCTGACCGAGCGCTGGAACCGCGCCGACAGCAAGAAGTTCGCCTGGAAGCTGTTCCTGGTGGCCGGTGACCCGAACGACCCGGCCACCTACTTCGCCGGGTTCCCGAAGGAGGACGTCTCCCCGATCTCCTGCCCGGACAACGTCGCCTTCGACTCGTACGGCAACCTGTGGATCTCCACCGACGGCAACCAGCTCGGCTCGCACGACGGCCTCTTCGGCGTCGCCACGCGCGGGGAGCGGCGCGGTGAGCTCAAGCAGTTCCTGACGATGCCGAAGGGCGCGGAGACCTGCGGCCCGGTCATCCAGGACCGCCGTGTGCTCGTCTCCGTGCAGCACCCGGGCGAGATCGACGGCGCGACCGCCGAGAAGCCGCTGAGTGACTGGCCCGAGGGCCCCGGCAAGATCAACCGCCCGGCGGTCGTGGCGGTCTGGCGCGAGGACGGCTGCCACATCGGCGTCTGA
- a CDS encoding LysR substrate-binding domain-containing protein: protein MDLEVRHLRALCAIADTGSLHRAARQLGVAQPSLSTQLRRIEQELGGALFLRARSGCRPTPLGRLVLSRARPLVAEMRALVAEARAAAVGGPELRVGSTASKALAGWLRRLRGHGQDPTLHMNVSPNALLRMVADGQLDVAFVHEVEGSPLRIPPELRLRVLMEREPQFVSLPTDHPAAAKPEVTLPDLADDRWMVDPTVDGEWDAVQRMFRAAGVSPHVLHGDYYTADALVATGEVVAVCQPTHADSPTMAVRRLHGDPLGVRLLLAARTETDLDGVYPALEEAYWEAARQAPAYREWLERDGERQPPVPALP from the coding sequence ATGGACCTCGAGGTGAGACACCTCCGCGCACTGTGCGCCATAGCCGACACCGGCAGTCTGCACCGGGCAGCCCGCCAGCTGGGCGTCGCCCAGCCGTCGCTCAGCACACAGCTGCGGCGGATCGAGCAGGAGCTGGGCGGCGCACTGTTCCTGCGCGCGAGATCCGGCTGCCGCCCCACCCCGCTCGGCCGGCTGGTCCTCAGCCGCGCCCGCCCGCTGGTGGCCGAAATGCGCGCCCTGGTCGCCGAGGCGAGGGCGGCCGCGGTGGGCGGCCCGGAGCTGCGGGTCGGCTCGACGGCGAGCAAGGCCCTGGCGGGCTGGCTGCGCCGGCTGCGCGGCCACGGCCAGGACCCGACCCTCCACATGAACGTCTCCCCGAACGCCCTGCTGCGCATGGTCGCCGACGGCCAGCTGGACGTCGCCTTCGTGCACGAGGTGGAGGGCAGCCCCCTGCGCATCCCACCCGAACTCCGCCTGCGCGTGCTGATGGAACGCGAGCCGCAGTTCGTGTCGCTGCCGACCGACCACCCGGCCGCGGCGAAGCCGGAGGTCACCCTCCCCGACCTGGCCGACGACCGCTGGATGGTCGACCCGACGGTCGACGGCGAGTGGGACGCCGTGCAGCGGATGTTCCGCGCGGCCGGCGTCAGCCCCCATGTCCTGCACGGCGACTACTACACGGCGGACGCCCTGGTCGCCACCGGCGAGGTCGTCGCCGTCTGCCAGCCGACCCACGCCGACAGCCCCACGATGGCGGTACGGCGCCTGCACGGCGACCCGCTCGGCGTACGCCTGCTCCTCGCGGCCCGTACGGAGACGGACCTGGACGGCGTCTATCCGGCGCTGGAGGAGGCGTACTGGGAGGCGGCGCGGCAGGCACCGGCGTACCGGGAGTGGCTGGAACGCGACGGCGAGCGGCAGCCGCCGGTCCCAGCACTCCCGTAA
- a CDS encoding FUSC family protein, with protein MSREFPIGRTPPDWLVRNLRAQPAPVNWPAVARAAIALALPLAIGLAVDRPFYGALASMGALNGVISDTAAAYRVRIPTIAIPQLFGAVGVIVGALVYGHGWVAVAAVTGVALVSGMISTIGAVASAAGLVLLLTCVVGAGLPLPGEWWLAPLLMSGGGLLVLALALLAWPLRSGVPERAAVAHTYRAVAELLAAVGSGSTPAYDEARHAVTQSLNQSYDIVLAHRARHHGRSPELTRLLAQLNAITPVVEAAPAARLSGTPLPPEVPAAVRHLASAVETGYPGPIGLNLPTPTTETARAVDHALRHAAEVVTTPDVDPRGVDDRLGRPAAIGIRTARALRNVTLSAASWRYGLRLALCIGIAQALVSLVPVPRSYWVALTITFVLKPDFGSVFSRALLRALGTVGGLVIAAAVLAEVPRGWWDVPVLFLLAPLIPAFTPRGYGYQTAAITPVILLLSDVLNRQGTALLLPRLVDSLMGCAIALVAGYLLWPESWHTRVGDRLADAVEDTARYVEGAFGPDAVDPAARARMRRRLYRNLSTIRTEFQRALTEPPPTGRRAAAWWPLVVAVERIVDATTAARVRVKHGAAPPSAAEVVQVALQLRELAEGVRQAETLYEVRTDLTGPAGSVLEPLRQEVAAARAITSPH; from the coding sequence ATGTCCCGCGAGTTCCCCATCGGCCGCACACCCCCCGACTGGCTGGTGCGGAACCTCCGGGCCCAGCCGGCCCCCGTCAACTGGCCGGCCGTGGCCCGCGCCGCGATCGCGCTGGCCCTCCCCCTGGCCATCGGGCTGGCCGTCGATCGCCCCTTCTACGGCGCCCTCGCCTCCATGGGCGCCCTCAACGGCGTCATCAGCGACACCGCCGCCGCGTACCGCGTCCGCATCCCCACCATCGCGATCCCGCAGCTATTCGGCGCCGTCGGTGTCATCGTCGGTGCCCTGGTGTACGGCCACGGCTGGGTTGCCGTCGCCGCGGTCACCGGTGTCGCGCTGGTCTCCGGGATGATCTCGACGATCGGCGCGGTCGCCTCCGCGGCGGGGCTGGTGCTGCTGCTGACCTGCGTGGTCGGCGCGGGCCTGCCGTTGCCGGGCGAGTGGTGGCTGGCGCCGCTGCTGATGTCCGGCGGCGGGCTGCTCGTGCTGGCCCTCGCGCTGCTCGCCTGGCCGCTCAGGTCGGGGGTGCCGGAGCGGGCCGCGGTCGCGCACACCTACCGGGCGGTCGCCGAGCTGCTGGCGGCCGTGGGCAGCGGCAGCACACCGGCGTACGACGAGGCCCGGCACGCCGTCACCCAGTCCCTGAACCAGTCGTACGACATCGTCCTCGCCCACCGCGCCCGCCACCACGGCCGCAGCCCCGAACTGACCCGGCTGCTGGCCCAGCTGAACGCCATCACCCCGGTCGTGGAGGCCGCCCCTGCCGCCCGCCTAAGCGGCACCCCGCTCCCGCCCGAGGTCCCGGCGGCCGTACGGCACCTCGCCTCCGCCGTGGAGACCGGCTACCCGGGACCGATAGGCCTGAATCTGCCCACCCCGACCACCGAGACCGCCCGCGCCGTCGACCACGCCCTGCGCCACGCCGCCGAGGTCGTCACCACCCCGGACGTGGACCCGCGCGGCGTCGACGACCGCCTCGGCCGCCCGGCCGCGATCGGCATCCGCACGGCCCGCGCGCTGCGCAACGTGACGCTCTCCGCCGCCTCCTGGCGCTACGGCCTGCGCCTCGCCCTGTGCATCGGGATCGCCCAGGCCCTGGTGTCCCTCGTCCCGGTCCCCCGCTCCTACTGGGTCGCCCTCACCATCACCTTCGTCCTCAAGCCCGACTTCGGCTCCGTCTTCTCCCGCGCCCTGCTGCGCGCCCTCGGCACGGTCGGCGGGCTGGTGATCGCGGCGGCGGTGCTCGCGGAGGTGCCGCGCGGTTGGTGGGACGTACCGGTGCTGTTCCTGCTCGCGCCGCTGATCCCGGCGTTCACCCCGCGCGGGTACGGCTACCAGACGGCCGCCATCACCCCGGTGATCCTGCTCCTGTCGGACGTCCTGAACCGCCAGGGCACCGCACTGCTGCTGCCCCGCCTGGTCGACTCCCTGATGGGGTGCGCGATCGCGCTCGTCGCCGGGTATCTGCTGTGGCCGGAGAGCTGGCACACGCGGGTCGGCGACCGGCTCGCGGACGCCGTGGAGGACACGGCGCGCTATGTGGAGGGCGCGTTCGGGCCGGACGCCGTCGACCCAGCGGCCCGCGCCCGGATGCGCCGCCGCCTCTACCGCAACCTCTCCACCATCCGTACGGAGTTCCAACGCGCCCTGACCGAACCCCCGCCCACGGGACGCCGGGCGGCCGCTTGGTGGCCACTGGTCGTAGCGGTGGAACGAATCGTGGACGCGACGACCGCGGCGCGCGTGCGGGTCAAACACGGGGCGGCTCCGCCGTCGGCCGCCGAGGTGGTCCAAGTGGCCCTACAACTCAGAGAGTTGGCGGAGGGCGTAAGGCAGGCCGAGACCCTGTACGAGGTCCGCACAGACCTCACGGGCCCGGCGGGAAGCGTCCTGGAGCCCCTACGGCAAGAGGTAGCAGCGGCAAGAGCAATCACCTCCCCGCACTGA